Genomic window (Helicobacteraceae bacterium):
GCGCGGACGTCGTAGGCGAACTGTTCGATTCGGACGGAGAAGCGTTGTCGCTTAAAACGGGCGACGGGCTTGCCTTCTACGCGGAAAATTTAGGCGAAACGCGCAAATTCGTCTATCGCGAACCTAGCTCTGGCAACGAAAACGACTACCTCAACAACTATTTTCAGGACGCGCTGGACATAACTAAAGCGTCGTCGGATCAAGGTTTGCATTGGACGCTCGACTCTGCTGGAGCGAAAGCTAGTCTAAACGCGGGCGATACGATCACCTTTGATCTAGGCGGCGCGAAAGACGCTTTAGGCGCCTTTGTAGCAATCGCTCCGCTAACGCTAACCTACGGAGAAACCGGTAACGGCGGCTTCTCGACAATCGAGGATATGATCAGTCTAGTAAATAACGCCCTGATAAACGCTCAAAGCGTCTCCCGCATCACTTGGGACGACGATAACGGCATTATCAGCGACGGGGGAGGAACGATCACGGGTCTAAACGTTCTTGTCGGCGGAACGAGCGCGCCCGCGGCTAACACCCCTCAGGATAGATTGCAAGCCGTATTGGGATCGCTCGTCGGCGCGGCGGGCGTGGCGACTGAGTCGGGGCAGTTCAAGAAAAACGACGTCTATTATTTCACCAATATGCAAGAGCTTGTCAATCTCTATCAGGACGCGCTAGACGACGCGGGCGATCCGCTCAACTTTGCCAAACCGCTCGACGCTACGGTATATATCAACGATTTAGGGCAGATCGCGATCAGAAACAACGGCTCCGCCGAGAACTTTATCGTCAATATAACCGGCTACTCCGCATTCCCAAAACTAGGCGAAGAGCAGATTGGCATGAGCAGCGGCAACGCGCGTTTCACGCAAGCTATGGGCAGAGGAGAAATGCCAATTCCGACGGCATCAGAGGGGGTGAGCGGAACGCTTTACGCGGCGAGCTTCAGGGCGGGCGTAGAGGTCTATGATAGCAGCGGCGCGAAACATCAGCTTACGTTGAATTTCAGAAAAGAGTCCACAAGCGTCGGCAATAATCAGCCTACGGTGTGGAAATGGTATGTGGACGGTTCGGAACCCACCACCTTCAACTATCCGACCTACGGCGAAGTGCGCTTCAACCTCGACGGCTCCGTGCTTTCGTTTTCGCCTTCGGCAATCACGGTAAATCCGAATACGGGTTCGGCGACGGGACAGGTTATCCGCATTGATTTTGGAAGCAACGGAACTTTCGACAGGCTTACTAGTTTCGCGCAAGCCTCGTCGATTCGCAACGGCACGGGTTCGGACGGCTACGCGGGCGGCTTCTTGAAGGATATATCCGTAACGCAAACCGGTATGCTTGTCGGCGAGTTTAGCAACGGTAGGCAGTTCGATCTTGGGCAGGTCGCGCTGGCGACCTTTGTGAACGAAGAGGGTTTGAAAGCCGAAGGCGGCAACCTCTTCAGAGAAGCGCCAAACAGCGGACAATCCACCGTAGGCGTGGCTGGTACCGCAAACAGAGGCGATATAGCGCCGAGCA
Coding sequences:
- a CDS encoding flagellar hook-basal body complex protein, producing MMRSLFSGVSGLVSHQVAMDVEGNNIANVNTVGFKYSRTNFNDSLLQTMRPSTAPQGELGGRNATQIGSGVSVATVQRIHLQGATQQTDVATDMAVNGTGFFIVSADGGKSYYYTRAGNFTFDANGNLVNPNGLIVQGWIADAQFNVDSSMGIQNITIDPAMTVPAQASSIVRVSANLNSGLEVGASERSAATSTINVTDDIGALYSYSGEPIALKRGVDTLTLELTRRFDVGGVMVESSSAHTFVYGQGTTKTDGFFTTMQDLLDEISARIKDSTGVYDNKVLLTGDGRIAGAQHITAVLESMSTNAVLNDILEPISYGSFMSRSFKNNVNAFVGADVVGELFDSDGEALSLKTGDGLAFYAENLGETRKFVYREPSSGNENDYLNNYFQDALDITKASSDQGLHWTLDSAGAKASLNAGDTITFDLGGAKDALGAFVAIAPLTLTYGETGNGGFSTIEDMISLVNNALINAQSVSRITWDDDNGIISDGGGTITGLNVLVGGTSAPAANTPQDRLQAVLGSLVGAAGVATESGQFKKNDVYYFTNMQELVNLYQDALDDAGDPLNFAKPLDATVYINDLGQIAIRNNGSAENFIVNITGYSAFPKLGEEQIGMSSGNARFTQAMGRGEMPIPTASEGVSGTLYAASFRAGVEVYDSSGAKHQLTLNFRKESTSVGNNQPTVWKWYVDGSEPTTFNYPTYGEVRFNLDGSVLSFSPSAITVNPNTGSATGQVIRIDFGSNGTFDRLTSFAQASSIRNGTGSDGYAGGFLKDISVTQTGMLVGEFSNGRQFDLGQVALATFVNEEGLKAEGGNLFREAPNSGQSTVGVAGTANRGDIAPSNLEMSNVDLSKALTNLIIIQRGYQASSKTITTSDQLLNTLLQLKQ